The following are from one region of the Rosistilla carotiformis genome:
- a CDS encoding fumarylacetoacetate hydrolase family protein — translation MKLAKFKQPNGLVAAGIVEGDSIQALDLSAGKFEALSDLLDAKDIPAAVDYLPKRDPHSLDNVQLLPPIDRQEVWAAGVTYKRSQTARMEESEAAASCYDRVYVADRPELFLKATPHRVRGEGQELRIRTDATWNVPEPEVTLVLNSRMQIVGYTIGNDMSSRDIEGENPLYLPQAKVYDQCAGLGPWITLSSDMPPREQMTIDLQIQRGDDVVFEQATDAAQMARSFEDLASWLGRDNSFPNGVFLMTGTGIVPGSDFTLAAGDVVRISIAGIGTLTNSIVQG, via the coding sequence ATGAAACTCGCAAAATTCAAGCAACCCAATGGGCTCGTCGCGGCAGGCATTGTCGAGGGCGATTCGATCCAAGCACTCGATCTTTCCGCTGGAAAATTCGAAGCGTTGTCGGATCTGTTGGACGCCAAAGACATTCCCGCGGCGGTCGATTATCTTCCCAAACGCGATCCGCATTCGTTGGACAACGTGCAGTTGTTGCCACCGATCGACCGCCAGGAAGTTTGGGCCGCTGGGGTCACTTACAAACGCAGCCAAACAGCGCGGATGGAAGAATCCGAAGCGGCAGCGTCCTGTTATGACCGCGTCTATGTCGCCGATCGCCCCGAGTTGTTCCTCAAAGCGACACCGCACCGCGTGCGTGGCGAGGGACAGGAATTGCGGATTCGAACCGACGCGACCTGGAATGTGCCCGAACCCGAGGTGACGTTGGTGCTGAACAGTCGGATGCAGATCGTTGGCTATACGATCGGTAACGACATGAGCTCTCGCGACATCGAAGGCGAAAATCCACTGTACCTGCCTCAAGCCAAAGTCTACGACCAATGTGCCGGTCTAGGACCCTGGATCACGTTGAGCAGCGACATGCCGCCGCGCGAACAGATGACGATCGATCTGCAAATCCAACGCGGCGACGATGTTGTGTTTGAACAAGCGACCGACGCCGCACAGATGGCCCGCAGCTTTGAAGACTTGGCCAGTTGGTTGGGCCGCGACAACAGCTTCCCCAACGGCGTCTTCCTGATGACCGGCACCGGAATCGTTCCCGGCAGCGACTTTACGTTGGCTGCCGGTGACGTGGTTCGAATCTCCATTGCCGGGATTGGCACGTTGACGAATTCGATCGTTCAAGGCTAG
- a CDS encoding Rieske 2Fe-2S domain-containing protein, whose amino-acid sequence MSIWKTAQAVLRCTGWFCQHLNSDLRLNKPENNHQNDNCPYHGKHAGGEDKPPHKV is encoded by the coding sequence GTGTCCATTTGGAAAACCGCGCAAGCCGTACTTCGGTGCACGGGATGGTTCTGTCAGCATTTGAATTCCGATCTACGACTGAACAAGCCGGAAAACAATCATCAAAACGACAATTGCCCCTATCACGGCAAGCATGCAGGTGGCGAAGACAAGCCCCCACATAAAGTATGA
- the msrA gene encoding peptide-methionine (S)-S-oxide reductase MsrA, which translates to MRNLIMMAVMVATTAVAVGADEPQESSEATAQAATGEMQIATFGAGCFWCVEAVFQRLEGVEKIVSGYMGGKVPHPTYKMVCTGRTGHAEVCQITYDPTKVSFDTLLEVFWKTHDPTTRNRQGNDVGTQYRSVIFYHNDEQKELATNYKHKLNKANAFPGGPAVTEISAAEVFYPAEDYHQNYFNQNPGQGYCQFVVAPKVKKFQAIFGDKAKKE; encoded by the coding sequence ATGCGTAATTTAATCATGATGGCGGTGATGGTCGCGACGACGGCGGTTGCCGTTGGTGCGGATGAACCGCAGGAAAGCAGCGAAGCCACAGCTCAAGCGGCGACCGGCGAGATGCAGATCGCGACCTTTGGCGCCGGGTGCTTCTGGTGCGTCGAAGCGGTTTTTCAGCGGCTCGAAGGGGTTGAGAAGATCGTCTCGGGCTACATGGGAGGCAAGGTTCCTCACCCCACCTACAAGATGGTCTGCACGGGGCGCACCGGCCACGCCGAGGTTTGCCAGATCACGTATGATCCGACCAAGGTCAGCTTCGATACTTTGTTGGAAGTGTTTTGGAAAACGCATGACCCCACGACTCGAAACCGTCAGGGAAATGACGTCGGCACGCAATATCGCAGCGTGATCTTCTATCACAACGATGAGCAGAAAGAGTTGGCGACGAACTACAAGCACAAACTGAACAAAGCGAATGCGTTTCCCGGTGGTCCCGCAGTCACGGAGATCAGCGCCGCGGAGGTCTTTTACCCCGCCGAAGACTATCACCAGAACTACTTCAACCAGAATCCTGGCCAAGGCTATTGTCAGTTTGTTGTCGCTCCCAAGGTGAAAAAGTTCCAAGCGATCTTCGGCGACAAAGCGAAGAAGGAATAA
- a CDS encoding WD40 domain-containing protein, with amino-acid sequence MNRRFARAICTLVLTYPCISGLTASAQLPVAELPEDREVKYSTDIFPVLKKNCVACHNASRDESGVNLESVEKMLASDSDELLVAGKSDTSRLFALAAHIDEPIMPPEDNEVGAAPLNPMELALLKRWIDQGAKVDVANPGMVKYEWQALPAHLRTVYASTMSGDGRLAAASFGNQIRVFGKSSSTPIAELSSVDEAGKPTPPHLDFVQDLAFSPVDNRLVSAGFRNVKTWTMNPPQAIALPSFDPAASLSLAIDRTGTQVANFTKQGDVQVAAIGSEAWQWNQKIALPEAFAGDAAPAVVAAIAVDGKTAAIAWQQELRIVKSDAAEAVTLTSEKQIASMAWDRNGRLVTGDESGGVTFWVAEGESFKAVTESMGDKPVLHLVVPIEGAAVLMAVDAAGKIAAWHAAETKIKETKQLPAAAKFVSPTRDGAGLWTTLDSGVFGLFDIASGKLAESPKFDPVQAEAYAQANWTVLVGERLVAATEAELKTAQTNETAEKTNLTNSEADVAAKAKARDEAKKPAEDTKKAADAAQAALVAEQAKQKAMMEKRVALAAKIQQLDAAAPAMVKEKETVAAAAAEVATKMTAMQTEIAAVEAEMKKKLDEMKAAAAAIAKQKADQEAKVAAIAAKIAAEAAAKTAAAAELKAIPDDAALAAAVKAAADAAEKAKKEAEAKAEALQKAESAVSLSEESKSRAAKRAAESTEEVASQTKLVAAAKAEQEQRKKHEAAAKGAQDQSLAADKALAVLADGKFLVTQSSASGQWNLWTAAGDWITALDKGGELVAAGSQSVLIRGDNGKVKAYRLPEKLWGQDRMIGSPTGESPFSDRVLTVDIDPTGKWLVTGGGEPSRSGEVQIWNLSDGSLVRNFDNPHTDTVLCARFSPDGKTLATSSSDRMIKLWDLETGKLLKTLEGHTHHVNSIAWNVDNRQLSSASADSSVKIWDVSTGQAKRTIGGLTGELTRLVYVGRDDRVGFVSGDHYFRVYRTDNGGRETNAKVAEGYLYALASNRDGTLFVLGGADGNAKIVDKAGKETQKYE; translated from the coding sequence ATGAACAGACGCTTTGCTCGTGCAATCTGCACGCTGGTTTTGACCTATCCATGCATTTCGGGGCTCACCGCGTCGGCACAGTTGCCGGTTGCTGAATTACCGGAGGACCGCGAGGTCAAATACAGCACCGACATCTTCCCGGTCTTAAAGAAGAACTGCGTCGCGTGTCACAATGCCAGTCGGGACGAGAGCGGTGTGAATCTGGAATCGGTCGAAAAAATGTTGGCCAGCGACAGCGACGAGCTGTTGGTCGCGGGAAAATCAGACACCAGTCGATTGTTTGCCCTGGCCGCTCACATCGATGAACCGATCATGCCGCCGGAAGACAACGAAGTTGGCGCGGCACCGCTGAATCCGATGGAGTTGGCGTTGTTGAAGCGTTGGATCGATCAAGGCGCGAAGGTCGACGTTGCCAATCCAGGCATGGTGAAATACGAATGGCAAGCATTGCCCGCGCATCTGCGTACCGTCTACGCGTCGACGATGTCGGGCGACGGTCGTCTAGCGGCAGCCAGCTTTGGCAATCAAATCCGCGTTTTTGGTAAAAGCTCTTCGACACCGATCGCTGAGTTGTCGAGCGTCGACGAAGCGGGCAAGCCGACTCCGCCGCACCTCGATTTTGTCCAAGACCTCGCCTTCTCGCCAGTCGACAACCGCTTGGTCTCGGCCGGTTTCCGAAACGTGAAAACGTGGACGATGAACCCTCCGCAAGCGATTGCGTTGCCAAGCTTCGATCCGGCGGCCAGTTTGTCGTTGGCGATCGATCGCACAGGAACTCAGGTTGCCAACTTTACAAAGCAGGGCGATGTGCAAGTCGCGGCGATTGGATCCGAGGCGTGGCAGTGGAATCAAAAGATCGCATTGCCCGAGGCGTTTGCTGGCGACGCGGCTCCCGCCGTGGTGGCAGCGATTGCTGTCGACGGCAAGACCGCTGCGATCGCGTGGCAACAAGAACTGCGGATCGTGAAGTCCGATGCGGCGGAAGCCGTGACGTTGACCTCCGAAAAACAAATCGCTTCGATGGCCTGGGATCGCAACGGCCGTCTGGTCACCGGCGACGAGAGTGGTGGTGTCACGTTCTGGGTTGCCGAGGGAGAGTCCTTCAAAGCGGTCACCGAATCGATGGGAGACAAGCCGGTATTGCATCTTGTTGTGCCAATCGAAGGGGCAGCCGTTTTGATGGCGGTCGATGCAGCGGGGAAGATCGCCGCATGGCATGCTGCGGAAACAAAGATCAAAGAGACGAAACAATTACCCGCGGCCGCGAAGTTTGTATCGCCGACGCGCGACGGTGCAGGGCTGTGGACGACGCTCGATTCGGGAGTGTTTGGACTGTTTGACATCGCATCGGGCAAGTTGGCGGAATCTCCGAAGTTCGATCCGGTCCAAGCCGAGGCTTATGCTCAAGCGAATTGGACCGTCTTGGTTGGCGAGCGATTGGTTGCCGCGACGGAAGCGGAATTAAAGACCGCGCAGACCAACGAGACGGCAGAAAAAACCAACCTCACCAATTCGGAAGCCGATGTGGCGGCCAAGGCGAAGGCTCGCGATGAAGCGAAGAAGCCGGCGGAGGATACGAAAAAGGCCGCCGACGCAGCACAGGCAGCATTGGTAGCCGAACAGGCCAAGCAGAAAGCGATGATGGAGAAGCGAGTCGCTTTGGCGGCAAAGATCCAGCAATTGGATGCCGCAGCGCCGGCGATGGTCAAAGAGAAAGAGACGGTCGCGGCCGCAGCGGCGGAGGTTGCGACGAAGATGACCGCCATGCAAACGGAGATCGCGGCGGTCGAGGCTGAGATGAAAAAGAAGCTCGACGAAATGAAGGCTGCTGCAGCGGCGATCGCAAAACAGAAAGCGGACCAAGAGGCCAAAGTGGCTGCGATTGCGGCCAAGATCGCTGCAGAAGCGGCTGCTAAAACCGCGGCAGCTGCCGAACTGAAGGCGATCCCAGACGATGCCGCGCTGGCCGCAGCGGTCAAGGCAGCGGCTGATGCCGCGGAGAAAGCGAAGAAGGAAGCAGAGGCGAAAGCGGAGGCTCTGCAGAAAGCCGAGTCGGCAGTCTCGCTGTCCGAAGAGTCCAAATCGCGAGCGGCCAAGCGTGCCGCGGAGTCGACAGAGGAAGTCGCTTCGCAAACCAAGCTCGTTGCGGCGGCGAAGGCCGAGCAGGAGCAGCGCAAGAAACACGAAGCGGCGGCGAAGGGAGCTCAGGATCAATCGCTGGCCGCCGACAAGGCACTGGCGGTTTTGGCTGACGGCAAGTTCCTTGTGACGCAATCGAGCGCGTCGGGACAGTGGAATCTGTGGACCGCTGCGGGAGATTGGATCACGGCACTGGACAAGGGAGGCGAATTGGTCGCCGCGGGCTCGCAGAGCGTCTTGATTCGAGGTGACAACGGTAAAGTGAAAGCGTATCGCTTGCCGGAGAAGCTGTGGGGCCAAGATCGGATGATCGGTTCGCCTACCGGCGAGAGTCCGTTTTCGGACCGCGTGTTGACTGTCGATATCGACCCGACTGGCAAGTGGTTGGTGACGGGCGGCGGCGAACCATCGCGTAGCGGCGAGGTGCAGATCTGGAATCTTTCCGACGGATCGCTGGTTCGCAATTTTGATAATCCGCACACCGACACCGTTCTGTGCGCTCGTTTCTCTCCCGACGGCAAGACCTTGGCGACCAGCAGCTCGGACCGGATGATCAAGCTGTGGGATCTCGAGACAGGAAAGTTGCTGAAGACCCTCGAAGGGCACACCCATCACGTCAACTCGATCGCCTGGAACGTCGACAACCGGCAACTCTCCAGCGCATCGGCCGATTCCAGCGTCAAGATCTGGGATGTGTCGACGGGACAGGCGAAGCGAACGATCGGTGGACTGACGGGCGAACTGACCCGACTTGTCTACGTCGGCCGCGATGACCGCGTCGGCTTCGTCAGCGGAGACCACTACTTCCGCGTCTATCGCACCGACAATGGCGGTCGCGAAACCAACGCCAAAGTGGCCGAAGGGTATCTGTACGCGTTGGCCTCCAACCGCGACGGGACGCTGTTTGTCCTGGGGGGAGCCGACGGGAATGCCAAGATCGTCGACAAAGCGGGAAAAGAAACGCAGAAGTACGAGTGA
- a CDS encoding mandelate racemase/muconate lactonizing enzyme family protein: protein MLSNIRICDLQTNISKHPYRTPMKFGGRVVSGVDVLEVRCTVETKSGRRAEGLGSMTMGNAWSWPSQVVSSDQTLAAIETLAQRHAAAALEAKVEGHPLEICHTLAKLLRPIAAEVTQEAGLDEAMPQLACLLAASPLEAALFDAQGKALGTSSYRLLGKDYVDSDLQPYLGNDFAGRYLDEFVSPQPQASMPIYHLVGALDPLTDADVDQAVGDGHPETLAAWIEADGLTHLKIKLAGDDLDWDIDRVARVSRVASESSRGAKTDWRFSLDFNERCANQQYVIDMLQGVAKVSDDANGRIQYVEQPTHRDLARFPENTMHEVTKMLPVVIDESLVDLESLHLSRELGYSGIALKACKGHAEALLMGAAAQHYKLFLCVQDLTCIGANFLHSASLAAHIPTVAAIEGNGRQYCPAGNEGWEKKFPGMFEITDGTVETGLLNGPGLGY from the coding sequence ATGCTTTCCAATATTCGAATCTGCGACCTTCAAACCAACATCTCCAAACATCCCTATCGCACGCCGATGAAATTCGGCGGCCGTGTCGTCTCGGGGGTCGATGTCTTGGAGGTCCGCTGCACGGTGGAAACCAAGAGCGGACGCCGCGCCGAGGGGCTCGGTTCGATGACGATGGGAAATGCTTGGTCCTGGCCAAGCCAAGTTGTCTCTTCGGACCAGACCTTGGCTGCGATCGAAACGCTCGCTCAACGTCATGCCGCGGCGGCTTTGGAAGCAAAGGTTGAAGGGCATCCACTGGAAATCTGCCACACGCTGGCGAAACTGTTGCGGCCGATCGCTGCAGAGGTGACCCAGGAGGCGGGATTGGACGAAGCGATGCCGCAACTGGCCTGCCTGCTGGCCGCCAGCCCGCTGGAAGCTGCGTTGTTCGACGCCCAGGGCAAGGCGTTGGGAACCAGCAGCTATCGATTGCTCGGCAAAGATTATGTCGATTCGGATCTGCAGCCTTATCTGGGAAATGATTTCGCCGGGCGCTATCTGGATGAATTCGTCAGCCCACAGCCGCAAGCAAGTATGCCGATCTATCATCTGGTCGGGGCGTTGGATCCGTTGACCGATGCCGACGTCGATCAAGCGGTCGGCGATGGACATCCCGAAACCCTCGCAGCATGGATCGAAGCCGATGGGCTGACCCATCTAAAAATCAAGCTTGCAGGCGACGATCTTGATTGGGACATCGACCGCGTCGCGCGGGTCAGCCGCGTGGCCAGTGAGAGTTCCCGCGGGGCGAAGACCGATTGGCGGTTCTCGCTTGATTTCAATGAACGCTGTGCCAATCAACAGTATGTGATCGATATGCTCCAAGGCGTCGCCAAGGTGAGCGACGATGCCAACGGGCGGATTCAATACGTCGAACAACCGACGCATCGCGATCTGGCACGATTCCCCGAAAACACGATGCACGAGGTGACGAAGATGTTGCCCGTGGTGATCGACGAATCGTTGGTCGATCTTGAAAGTCTGCACCTCTCGCGAGAACTAGGTTACAGCGGGATCGCGTTGAAAGCCTGCAAGGGACACGCCGAAGCATTACTGATGGGAGCCGCGGCGCAACACTATAAGCTGTTCCTGTGTGTCCAGGATCTCACCTGCATCGGTGCCAACTTCTTGCACTCTGCATCGCTTGCCGCTCACATTCCCACCGTGGCCGCGATCGAAGGAAACGGTCGGCAGTATTGCCCGGCCGGGAACGAAGGCTGGGAAAAGAAGTTCCCAGGGATGTTCGAGATCACCGACGGCACCGTCGAAACGGGATTGCTTAACGGCCCAGGTCTCGGTTACTGA
- a CDS encoding NADAR family protein produces MPETINFYLVDDEYGAFSNFAAYPIELDGATWPTTEHYFQAQKFAGTQHAEEIRLVESPMKAARMGRDRQRPLRSDWEDVKDDIMRVALYAKFTQHPDLRELLLGTGDAMIVEHTKNDGYWGDGGDGTGRNMLGQMLVELRARIQRG; encoded by the coding sequence ATGCCTGAAACCATCAACTTCTACTTGGTCGACGACGAGTACGGTGCGTTCTCGAATTTCGCCGCGTATCCGATTGAACTCGATGGCGCAACATGGCCTACGACTGAACACTACTTCCAGGCACAAAAGTTTGCTGGGACTCAACATGCTGAGGAGATTCGGCTCGTCGAGTCTCCGATGAAGGCTGCACGAATGGGACGTGATCGGCAGCGCCCTCTTCGTTCTGACTGGGAGGACGTGAAGGACGATATCATGCGTGTCGCACTCTACGCCAAATTCACACAACATCCTGATCTGAGGGAACTACTGCTTGGCACTGGCGACGCTATGATTGTGGAACACACAAAGAACGACGGATACTGGGGAGACGGCGGCGACGGTACCGGACGCAATATGCTGGGTCAAATGCTTGTCGAACTACGCGCACGAATCCAGCGCGGCTGA
- a CDS encoding SMI1/KNR4 family protein, with protein MSLIRSQTLLPCCTRRTRKQAHNQAMIRSGGGHRFEVAESFPAARISPSLSDRTMNNADTIADLQRRISVFPPIDCVTNLTVAPPPPLAPALVSEFETATNLRLPSFIRRLYSEVANGGFGPAYGIVPLIASGDDTILDWNSRYRSANRSEPDGPQWPDHLLHFCEGGCVTTYVLDIRTDEAPVYKVDADASNNIYDWLHLVSPSVESWLADWARHPVTQDRG; from the coding sequence ATGTCGCTGATTCGTTCTCAGACTTTGCTACCATGCTGCACAAGACGTACGCGGAAGCAAGCGCATAACCAAGCGATGATACGGAGCGGCGGTGGCCACCGTTTTGAAGTGGCTGAGTCGTTTCCCGCCGCCCGCATATCGCCATCGTTATCCGACAGAACGATGAACAACGCTGATACAATTGCTGATCTCCAACGTCGTATCAGCGTTTTCCCTCCGATTGATTGCGTTACCAATCTTACAGTTGCTCCTCCGCCACCTCTTGCCCCAGCTTTGGTCTCCGAGTTCGAGACGGCAACCAACTTGCGTTTGCCTTCGTTTATCCGAAGGCTGTATTCCGAAGTTGCAAACGGAGGATTTGGCCCCGCATACGGAATTGTTCCGCTCATCGCATCTGGCGACGACACTATCCTCGACTGGAACTCCAGATACCGTTCCGCGAACCGATCAGAACCGGATGGGCCACAATGGCCCGACCACTTGCTTCACTTCTGCGAGGGTGGGTGCGTTACCACATACGTGCTTGACATCCGCACAGACGAAGCCCCCGTTTACAAAGTGGACGCCGATGCGTCCAATAATATCTATGATTGGCTTCACTTGGTTTCGCCATCTGTCGAATCGTGGCTTGCTGACTGGGCGCGTCATCCCGTAACGCAAGATCGCGGATAA